The following proteins come from a genomic window of Corallococcus sp. NCRR:
- a CDS encoding sterol desaturase family protein has translation MEPRPVPQKVQAFREEYRARTLGPGYRGQVHFAFTSLVCLGGIALALSQVEAPRFWELLGVPAVIAFANTVEFLGHRGPMHHRTRGLGLMFERHTVQHHRFFTHEAMAYESPRDFKMVLFPPVLLLFFLGAIAAPLGALCFLLISPNAGWLFVATALGYYLAYEWVHFATHLPGNHWSARLPGISFLRRHHQVHHEPSRMGRHNFNITFPLADELFGTRWRAPQDEEQAARRGK, from the coding sequence ATGGAACCGCGCCCCGTCCCCCAGAAGGTCCAGGCCTTCCGTGAGGAGTACCGGGCGCGGACCCTCGGGCCGGGCTACCGGGGGCAGGTCCACTTCGCCTTCACCAGCCTCGTCTGCCTGGGCGGAATCGCCCTGGCGCTGAGCCAGGTGGAGGCCCCTCGTTTCTGGGAGCTGCTCGGCGTCCCGGCGGTCATCGCGTTCGCGAACACCGTCGAGTTCCTCGGCCACCGGGGCCCCATGCACCACCGCACCCGGGGCCTGGGCCTGATGTTCGAGCGGCACACCGTCCAGCACCACCGCTTCTTCACCCACGAGGCGATGGCGTACGAGTCCCCCCGGGACTTCAAGATGGTGCTCTTCCCGCCGGTGCTGCTCCTCTTCTTCCTGGGAGCCATCGCCGCCCCGCTCGGAGCGCTCTGCTTCCTCCTGATATCCCCCAATGCGGGCTGGCTCTTCGTCGCCACGGCGCTCGGCTACTACCTGGCGTACGAGTGGGTGCACTTCGCCACGCACCTGCCGGGCAACCACTGGAGCGCTCGGCTGCCCGGCATCTCCTTCCTCCGGCGCCACCATCAGGTGCACCACGAGCCCAGCCGGATGGGCCGGCACAACTTCAACATCACCTTCCCTCTGGCGGACGAGCTCTTCGGGACGCGATGGCGCGCCCCACAGGACGAGGAGCAGGCAGCACGCCGAGGGAAGTGA
- a CDS encoding GMC oxidoreductase — protein sequence MKTSKTVYDAVVVGSGACGGWAAKQLTEAGLQVLVLEAGRGANADRALHLMHRVKQKLGYRIESDASRTSRQSIQATSFAWPFHPHAFVDDVDNPYTTPADAPFAWIRARQVGGRTSVKAHGRQFYRLSDFNFHAGSLDGLSPDWPLSHADLAPSYEIVERWMGLYGNSDGVDTLPDSVFAGPAPLSPGEVRLREKVKARWPDRHVVARRTSNAPVTLPAALKTGRLTLRSHAIASHLLHDPNTGKATGVSFIDANTGTSEEVRAKVVVVAAGTIESTRLLLHSRNRAFPDGLANSSGLVGKHLMDHMYLRGIEARMNLPSHLHQKEHGWAYIPQFRNVTERHPDFARGYGVQVFTFDDQMHMVPFGEMVPRAENRVTLSDTVKDRWGIPAAHIECRHSDNDLKMTEDAVTSCLEMLEESGCTVEKVNKQLSEPGMAIHEVGTARMGKDPKTSVLNPFNQSWDVPNLYVTDGSCFPSQGPQNPTLTMMALTVRACAHLVGELKAGRI from the coding sequence ATGAAGACGTCGAAGACGGTCTATGACGCGGTGGTGGTGGGCTCGGGGGCCTGCGGTGGGTGGGCCGCCAAGCAACTGACGGAAGCCGGGCTTCAGGTGCTGGTGTTGGAGGCGGGCCGCGGCGCGAACGCGGACCGGGCGCTCCACCTGATGCACCGCGTGAAGCAGAAGCTGGGCTACCGCATCGAATCGGACGCCTCCCGCACGTCACGCCAGTCCATCCAGGCCACCAGCTTCGCCTGGCCGTTCCATCCGCACGCCTTCGTGGATGACGTGGACAATCCCTACACCACGCCAGCCGACGCGCCGTTCGCGTGGATTCGCGCGAGGCAGGTGGGCGGGCGGACCAGCGTGAAGGCTCACGGCCGCCAGTTCTACCGGCTGTCTGACTTCAACTTCCACGCGGGAAGCCTGGACGGGCTGAGCCCGGACTGGCCGCTGTCGCACGCGGACCTGGCGCCGTCCTACGAAATCGTGGAGCGCTGGATGGGCCTGTACGGCAACTCGGACGGCGTGGACACGCTGCCGGACTCCGTCTTCGCCGGCCCCGCGCCGCTGTCCCCCGGCGAGGTCCGCCTGCGCGAGAAGGTGAAGGCCCGCTGGCCCGACCGCCACGTCGTCGCCCGGCGGACCTCGAACGCGCCGGTGACGCTGCCCGCGGCGCTGAAGACGGGGCGGCTGACGCTGCGCTCGCACGCCATCGCCAGCCACCTCCTGCACGACCCCAACACGGGCAAGGCGACGGGGGTGTCCTTCATCGACGCGAACACCGGCACGTCCGAAGAGGTGCGCGCGAAGGTCGTGGTCGTGGCCGCGGGAACGATTGAATCCACGCGGTTGCTGTTGCACTCGCGCAACCGGGCGTTCCCGGACGGCCTGGCGAACAGCTCCGGGCTCGTGGGCAAGCACCTGATGGACCACATGTACCTGCGAGGCATCGAGGCGCGGATGAACCTGCCCTCGCACCTGCACCAGAAGGAGCACGGCTGGGCGTACATCCCCCAGTTCCGCAACGTCACCGAGCGCCACCCGGACTTCGCCCGAGGCTACGGCGTGCAGGTCTTCACCTTCGATGACCAGATGCACATGGTGCCCTTCGGAGAGATGGTCCCGCGCGCGGAGAACCGCGTCACGCTGAGCGACACGGTGAAGGACCGCTGGGGCATTCCGGCGGCGCACATCGAGTGCCGTCACTCGGACAACGACCTGAAGATGACGGAGGACGCGGTCACGTCCTGCCTGGAGATGCTGGAGGAGTCGGGCTGCACGGTGGAGAAGGTCAACAAGCAGCTCTCCGAGCCGGGCATGGCCATCCACGAGGTGGGCACCGCGCGCATGGGCAAGGACCCGAAGACATCCGTGCTCAACCCGTTCAACCAGAGCTGGGATGTCCCCAACCTCTACGTCACGGACGGCTCCTGCTTCCCCTCGCAGGGCCCGCAGAACCCCACCCTGACGATGATGGCCCTCACCGTCCGCGCCTGCGCCCACCTGGTGGGCGAGCTCAAGGCCGGCCGCATCTGA
- a CDS encoding reverse transcriptase family protein: protein MTAKLESFVPAAPPQAAPEVTPAASPNTAAKREAAKAAHDALLTRWKAITEAGGADEWVRAQLVAKGALAEEVDFSSLKEKEKTAWKEKKKAEAVERRALERQAHEAWKATHVNHLGVGIYWNEAGLPDKFDLEHREERARQNGLPPLNNAEDLAKALGLSVSKLRGFAFHRDVDTGSNYVTWSIPKRTGGERTITSPKPELKQAQRWVLSNVVERLPVHGAAHGFVAGRSILTNALAHRGADVLVKVDLKDFFPSVNWRRVKGLLRKGGLPENTSTLLALMSTEAPRERMSFRGKTLHVAKGPRALPQGAPTSPGITNALCLRLDKRLSALSRKLGFTYTRYADDLTFSWTKAKAPKARRAQGAPVAVLLARVKDIVEAEGFTVHPDKTRVARKGSRQRVTGLVVNESKEGTPAARVPRDVVRRLRAAIHNRLKGKPGREGESLEQLKGMAAFIHMTDPEKGRMYLDQLAKLEAAQPAQA from the coding sequence ATGACCGCCAAGCTGGAGTCGTTCGTCCCCGCCGCCCCGCCGCAGGCTGCTCCTGAAGTCACGCCCGCCGCATCCCCCAACACCGCCGCGAAGCGCGAGGCCGCGAAGGCCGCGCACGACGCCCTCCTCACGCGCTGGAAGGCCATCACCGAGGCCGGCGGCGCGGACGAATGGGTGCGCGCCCAGCTCGTCGCGAAGGGCGCGCTCGCGGAAGAAGTCGACTTCTCCTCGCTGAAGGAGAAGGAGAAGACGGCCTGGAAGGAGAAGAAGAAGGCCGAAGCGGTGGAGCGCCGCGCGCTGGAGCGCCAGGCCCACGAGGCGTGGAAGGCCACGCACGTGAACCACCTGGGCGTGGGCATCTACTGGAACGAAGCCGGCCTGCCGGACAAGTTCGACCTGGAGCACCGCGAGGAGCGCGCGCGCCAGAACGGCCTGCCCCCGCTGAACAACGCGGAGGACTTGGCCAAGGCGCTGGGCCTGAGCGTGTCCAAGCTGCGCGGCTTCGCGTTCCACCGCGACGTGGACACGGGCTCCAACTACGTGACGTGGAGCATCCCCAAGCGCACGGGCGGCGAGCGCACCATCACCTCGCCCAAGCCGGAGCTGAAGCAAGCGCAGCGCTGGGTGCTGTCCAACGTCGTGGAGCGGCTGCCGGTGCACGGCGCGGCGCACGGCTTCGTGGCGGGGCGCTCCATCCTCACCAACGCCCTGGCGCACCGGGGCGCGGACGTGCTGGTGAAGGTGGACCTGAAGGACTTCTTCCCTTCCGTGAACTGGCGCCGGGTGAAGGGCCTGTTGCGCAAGGGCGGGCTGCCGGAGAACACGTCCACGCTGCTGGCGCTGATGTCCACGGAGGCGCCGCGCGAGCGCATGTCCTTCCGGGGCAAGACGCTGCACGTGGCGAAGGGCCCGCGAGCCCTCCCGCAGGGCGCGCCCACCTCACCGGGCATCACCAACGCGCTGTGCCTGCGCCTGGACAAGCGGCTCTCGGCGCTGTCGCGCAAGCTGGGCTTCACGTACACGCGCTACGCGGACGACCTGACCTTCTCCTGGACGAAGGCGAAGGCGCCCAAGGCCCGCCGCGCGCAGGGAGCGCCGGTGGCGGTGCTGCTCGCGCGAGTGAAGGACATCGTGGAGGCGGAAGGCTTCACGGTGCACCCGGACAAGACGCGGGTCGCGCGCAAGGGCAGCCGTCAGCGCGTCACGGGGCTCGTGGTCAACGAGTCCAAGGAAGGCACGCCCGCCGCCCGGGTCCCCCGCGACGTGGTGCGCCGCCTGCGCGCGGCCATCCACAATCGCCTGAAGGGCAAGCCGGGCCGCGAGGGCGAGTCGTTGGAGCAGCTCAAGGGCATGGCGGCGTTCATCCACATGACGGACCCGGAGAAGGGCCGCATGTACCTGGATCAGCTCGCGAAGCTCGAAGCCGCCCAGCCCGCCCAGGCCTAG
- a CDS encoding SWIM zinc finger family protein gives MSTATARHPVALSYAAQSDVVVTPDASRVQLALEGSRGTVGVSGQVKDPTLFRDALAAAFAVLSSDLRYRGRDRTAYLAYLMKQGKRASAQIWEAQKAFLDNALEGEEKKDAVLDPVLTVDPDQVSLEVFSRDESAYARLAFDNSLFDKRQAAHGSTFLDVPQDLPARLDRLRAYAPVVLEAHVAPTAKPAPATEPRAPRTVEVPHAWLRGFLQVQSAATLPATTCAIAPIDLYNLLFALRTRRSKKAPRALRFELVPGAPPRLVLEPWEQVLECHGGVYTGSAPAVVRTFGRQRLAALARLLPHAKSVHVQLLGPGLPVFWVIDLGAATLTLGLTGWTESGWSSAAAFDALMPRDVPEGLAEQLRNRLRKDGPLAFEVLAKDAGAPKDQVRAALQLECLRGRVLFDVSRSTYRPRELMPTPVDEAALRYGNEREARAHRLLGDGAPGSGEVKLTQVHDLVGEGTRIQGEVVDREAVRSFFPTFTMDLEGRVKDASCGCPHFRRSGLREGPCEHMLALRLAYARRRAEEEALRQTPEGRKLIRAETRAYVRRDPATGLEQVYRVSLDGKVVALTWGPRLGDSRHQRLWFDTDTEARTAYFSRLEKLTADGYIDAASTLV, from the coding sequence GTGAGCACCGCAACCGCACGTCATCCCGTCGCGCTGAGCTACGCCGCGCAGAGCGACGTGGTCGTCACGCCGGACGCCTCGCGCGTGCAGCTGGCCCTGGAGGGCTCGCGAGGCACCGTGGGCGTCAGTGGCCAGGTGAAGGACCCCACCCTCTTCCGCGACGCGCTGGCCGCCGCCTTCGCGGTGCTCTCCAGCGACCTGCGCTACCGGGGCCGCGACCGCACCGCGTACCTCGCGTACCTGATGAAGCAGGGCAAGCGCGCCAGCGCTCAAATCTGGGAAGCGCAGAAGGCCTTCCTCGACAACGCGCTGGAGGGCGAGGAGAAGAAGGACGCCGTCCTGGACCCCGTCCTCACGGTGGATCCGGATCAGGTCTCGCTGGAGGTCTTCTCCCGCGACGAGAGCGCCTACGCGCGCCTCGCCTTCGACAACAGCCTCTTCGACAAGCGCCAGGCCGCGCACGGCTCCACCTTCCTGGACGTGCCGCAGGACCTGCCCGCCCGGCTGGACCGCCTGCGCGCCTACGCCCCGGTGGTGCTGGAGGCCCACGTCGCCCCCACCGCGAAGCCCGCCCCCGCCACGGAGCCCCGGGCACCGCGCACGGTGGAGGTCCCCCATGCGTGGCTGCGAGGCTTCCTCCAGGTGCAGTCCGCCGCGACGCTGCCGGCCACCACCTGCGCCATCGCGCCCATCGACCTGTACAACCTGCTCTTCGCGCTGCGCACCCGCCGCTCGAAGAAGGCGCCCCGCGCGCTGCGCTTCGAGCTGGTCCCCGGCGCCCCGCCCCGGCTGGTGCTGGAGCCCTGGGAGCAGGTGCTGGAGTGCCACGGCGGCGTGTACACGGGCAGCGCGCCCGCGGTGGTGCGCACCTTCGGCCGTCAGCGCCTCGCCGCGCTCGCGCGCCTGTTGCCCCACGCGAAGAGCGTGCACGTGCAGCTGCTGGGTCCGGGCCTGCCGGTGTTCTGGGTCATCGACCTGGGCGCGGCCACGCTGACGCTGGGGCTCACCGGCTGGACGGAGAGCGGCTGGTCCAGCGCCGCCGCCTTCGACGCGCTGATGCCGCGCGACGTGCCGGAAGGTCTGGCGGAGCAGCTGCGCAACCGCCTGCGCAAGGACGGTCCCCTCGCCTTCGAAGTGCTGGCGAAGGACGCGGGAGCGCCGAAGGATCAGGTGCGCGCCGCGCTCCAACTCGAATGCCTGCGAGGCCGCGTCCTCTTCGACGTGTCCCGTAGCACCTACCGCCCGCGCGAGCTGATGCCCACGCCGGTGGACGAGGCCGCGCTGCGCTACGGCAACGAGCGCGAGGCCCGCGCCCACCGCCTGCTGGGCGACGGCGCCCCGGGCTCCGGCGAAGTGAAGCTCACCCAGGTGCACGACCTGGTCGGCGAAGGCACGCGCATCCAGGGAGAGGTCGTGGACCGCGAGGCGGTGCGCAGCTTCTTCCCCACCTTCACCATGGACCTGGAGGGCCGCGTGAAGGACGCGAGCTGCGGCTGCCCGCACTTCCGCCGCTCCGGTCTGCGCGAAGGCCCCTGCGAACACATGCTCGCGCTGCGTCTGGCGTACGCCCGCCGCCGCGCCGAGGAAGAAGCGCTCCGTCAGACGCCGGAGGGCCGCAAGCTCATCCGCGCGGAGACGCGCGCGTACGTACGCCGCGACCCGGCCACGGGGCTGGAGCAGGTGTATCGCGTATCACTGGACGGCAAGGTGGTGGCCCTCACGTGGGGACCGCGCCTGGGAGACTCGCGCCACCAGCGACTCTGGTTCGACACGGATACGGAAGCCCGGACGGCGTACTTCAGCCGTTTGGAGAAATTGACCGCGGACGGCTACATCGACGCGGCCTCGACTCTGGTGTAA
- a CDS encoding multidrug effflux MFS transporter, with translation MTTATPKLSRSTEGPWLTLILGVLIGFGPLSIDMYLPAFPAIGESLHATAGEVERTLATFFAGLAVGQLFAGPVSDRFGRTKPLYVGLLLYVVGSIGCATAPSADILAACRFVQALGGSVGMVTTRAVVRDLHSGAAAARMMSRLVLVMGLAPILAPLLGGWVLRAAGWRAIFASHAVIGLIALGAVLAILPETAPPRSGSTPSKPFQTLWGITKAPDFLGHALAAGLAQAGMFAYIGGSPFVFITLHGVKPEHFGWFFGANAAGLVAMSQINHWLLARSSPARVLKQAVRVATLAGLALVAVASTGFGGLWGIALSLFVFVSSLGAITPNATALAMEHHAKQAGIASAVLGALQFMLAAGASAAVSASHDGTARPMALGVAIAALLALGALNLAERAPAH, from the coding sequence ATGACGACCGCCACGCCCAAGCTCTCCCGCTCCACGGAGGGGCCCTGGCTGACCCTCATCCTGGGGGTGCTCATCGGCTTCGGGCCGCTGTCCATCGACATGTACCTGCCGGCGTTCCCCGCCATCGGCGAGTCGCTGCACGCGACCGCGGGCGAGGTGGAGCGCACACTGGCGACGTTCTTCGCGGGGCTCGCGGTGGGGCAGCTCTTCGCGGGTCCGGTGAGCGACCGCTTCGGTCGCACGAAGCCGCTCTACGTGGGCCTGCTGCTCTACGTCGTGGGCAGCATCGGCTGCGCGACCGCGCCATCGGCGGACATCCTGGCGGCCTGCCGGTTCGTGCAGGCCTTGGGTGGCTCGGTGGGCATGGTGACCACGAGGGCCGTCGTCAGGGACCTGCACTCCGGAGCAGCCGCGGCGAGGATGATGTCGCGCCTGGTGCTGGTGATGGGCCTGGCCCCCATCCTGGCCCCACTGCTGGGAGGCTGGGTGCTGCGAGCCGCGGGCTGGCGCGCCATCTTCGCGAGCCACGCGGTCATCGGGCTCATCGCCCTGGGAGCGGTCCTCGCCATCCTCCCGGAGACCGCGCCCCCGAGGAGCGGATCCACCCCCTCCAAGCCCTTCCAGACCCTGTGGGGCATCACGAAGGCGCCGGACTTCCTGGGGCACGCGTTGGCGGCGGGGCTCGCGCAGGCAGGGATGTTCGCGTACATCGGCGGCTCGCCTTTCGTATTCATCACGTTGCACGGCGTGAAGCCGGAGCACTTCGGCTGGTTCTTCGGAGCGAACGCCGCGGGACTCGTGGCGATGTCCCAAATTAACCATTGGCTGTTGGCGCGCTCCTCGCCAGCCCGCGTGTTGAAGCAGGCGGTGCGGGTCGCCACGCTCGCGGGGCTGGCGCTCGTGGCGGTGGCATCGACAGGCTTCGGTGGGCTGTGGGGCATCGCGCTGTCGCTGTTTGTCTTCGTCTCCAGCCTGGGCGCCATCACGCCCAACGCGACGGCGCTGGCGATGGAGCACCACGCGAAGCAGGCAGGCATCGCGTCGGCGGTGCTGGGAGCGTTGCAATTCATGCTGGCGGCGGGAGCCTCCGCGGCGGTGAGCGCGAGCCACGACGGCACCGCGAGGCCCATGGCCCTGGGAGTCGCCATCGCCGCCCTGCTCGCCCTGGGAGCACTGAACCTGGCGGAGCGAGCCCCCGCGCACTGA
- a CDS encoding class I SAM-dependent methyltransferase → MVRREMLAPFYSACPVCNETGSRPVVAFQELSYGRCTGCGLIYKREQKPGLGEGYEEKYFKHNRAKYLSRWDHRVRKCLRQVLVCLEYAPHAKDLLDVGCSAGYVLEAAQRAGLKATGLDYSHFSVSLCRERGYTAEYGSLTQMPFPDASFDIITLKHTLEHVDQPMDGLREIQRVLRPGGVAFVIVPDAAYYKIIVMPKKGRSFRPDRRGWQHHVYFYEHNLADACARAGMQPVKAGKDIFRSRLAKGVRAPYEYVRFAFLWAWVQVCRLTHMRREIQVIAQKPKTDAQLPTQKAEAA, encoded by the coding sequence ATGGTGCGACGCGAAATGCTCGCACCCTTCTACTCCGCGTGCCCTGTCTGCAATGAAACCGGATCCCGCCCGGTCGTCGCGTTCCAGGAGCTGAGCTACGGCCGCTGCACAGGCTGTGGACTCATCTACAAGCGCGAGCAGAAGCCAGGGCTGGGCGAGGGCTACGAGGAGAAGTACTTCAAGCACAACCGCGCGAAGTACCTGAGCCGCTGGGACCACCGGGTGCGCAAGTGCCTGCGGCAGGTGCTGGTCTGCCTGGAGTACGCGCCGCACGCGAAGGACCTGCTGGATGTGGGCTGTTCCGCGGGCTACGTGCTAGAGGCAGCGCAGCGAGCAGGCTTGAAGGCCACGGGCCTGGACTACTCCCATTTCTCGGTGAGCCTCTGCCGCGAGCGGGGCTACACCGCCGAATACGGCTCGCTGACCCAGATGCCGTTCCCGGATGCGTCCTTCGACATCATCACGTTGAAGCACACGCTGGAACACGTGGATCAGCCCATGGACGGGCTGCGCGAAATCCAGCGAGTGCTGAGGCCCGGAGGAGTGGCCTTCGTCATCGTGCCGGACGCAGCCTACTACAAGATCATCGTGATGCCGAAGAAGGGCCGCTCCTTCCGGCCAGACCGCCGAGGCTGGCAGCACCACGTCTACTTCTACGAGCACAACCTCGCGGACGCCTGCGCCAGGGCTGGAATGCAGCCGGTGAAGGCCGGCAAGGACATCTTCCGCAGCAGGCTGGCGAAGGGGGTACGGGCCCCCTACGAGTACGTCCGCTTCGCCTTCCTCTGGGCCTGGGTCCAGGTCTGCCGCCTGACGCACATGCGCCGGGAGATCCAGGTCATCGCCCAGAAGCCCAAGACGGACGCGCAGCTCCCTACGCAGAAGGCCGAAGCCGCCTGA
- a CDS encoding TetR/AcrR family transcriptional regulator, whose translation MSRPPRVSDLQIDEAARAVFLAQGPSAPLQDIAKRLGISQPALLHRVGTKEALMARALRPVPPTALALLAPGPKDTASIEDQLLEALLHHRDFLRQLVPWLFVLHYSALGGARAMHLDTPPPVALREGLTKWLARVKRAGRVDLAEPRVAAEALCGVLEARCFNAHVGGATYAPGGDEAVLRQLIRVLLTPAEAPARKPRKRTTR comes from the coding sequence ATGTCCCGTCCCCCACGCGTCAGCGACCTGCAGATCGATGAAGCGGCCCGAGCCGTGTTCCTGGCGCAGGGCCCCTCCGCGCCGCTGCAGGACATCGCGAAGCGGCTGGGCATCTCGCAGCCAGCGCTCCTGCACCGGGTGGGCACGAAGGAAGCGCTGATGGCGCGAGCCCTGCGCCCCGTCCCGCCCACCGCGCTGGCGCTGCTGGCCCCAGGACCGAAGGACACCGCGTCCATCGAGGACCAGCTCCTGGAAGCGCTCCTGCACCACCGGGACTTCCTGCGCCAACTGGTGCCCTGGTTGTTCGTGCTGCACTACTCGGCGCTGGGCGGCGCGAGGGCCATGCACCTGGACACGCCGCCCCCTGTCGCGCTGCGAGAGGGACTGACGAAGTGGCTCGCCCGGGTGAAGCGAGCCGGAAGGGTGGACCTGGCCGAGCCCAGGGTCGCGGCGGAAGCACTCTGTGGAGTGCTGGAGGCCCGCTGCTTCAACGCCCACGTGGGCGGCGCCACCTATGCCCCAGGCGGAGACGAAGCCGTCCTGCGCCAGCTCATCCGGGTGCTGCTGACGCCAGCGGAAGCACCCGCGCGAAAGCCGCGGAAGAGGACCACCCGATGA
- the lnt gene encoding apolipoprotein N-acyltransferase, with product MALLGVAATTVLFAAFGQLRPGWVWLGVVAMAPWLAALDGARSARAAVGLGVMLSVTFTAAVFGWFPGAIAAYSRAPLWLCWGVFLLIAPVLELQFITAAGVRWYARRRVGDAPRLAWVPPVLTALVYVGTEWFTPKLFAETLGHALYASETLRQGADLAGAPGLTLGLLLINECVVSVVKGLASRRGLRPRPVVLAVVLAVVGWGYGWMRLGQVRSAVHSAPSLVVGAVQANITHIEKLAAEQGTYEVVRHILDTHYAMSDALLRSGPLDLLVWPETVYPTTFGTPKSEDGGALDDEIRSWVAERGVPLVFGTYDLDGEREFNAAMFLGPSATGELAQAAYRKTMLFPLTEWVPDAVDTPTLRAMLPWTGRWKRGPGPRLVDFRINGGRVLKVAPLICYEAIFPNYVAAEVRQGADLILTLSNDSWFSGTPAPRLHLMHAAFRSIETRTAQVRVTNSGISAFIDPAGTWTSELEDNQRAGTVMRVPAADRLSSLAGAWGDWLGPVALVLAVVLGVRIRRLRPSA from the coding sequence GTGGCGCTACTGGGCGTCGCGGCGACCACCGTGCTGTTCGCGGCGTTCGGACAGCTGCGACCGGGTTGGGTGTGGCTGGGCGTGGTGGCGATGGCGCCCTGGCTCGCGGCCTTGGACGGGGCTCGTTCCGCTCGCGCCGCCGTGGGGCTGGGCGTGATGCTGTCGGTGACGTTCACTGCGGCGGTGTTCGGTTGGTTCCCGGGCGCCATCGCGGCGTACTCCCGTGCTCCATTGTGGCTGTGCTGGGGCGTGTTCCTGCTCATCGCGCCCGTGCTGGAGCTCCAGTTCATCACCGCCGCAGGGGTGCGCTGGTACGCGCGCCGGCGGGTGGGGGATGCGCCGCGCCTGGCGTGGGTGCCTCCCGTGCTCACCGCGCTCGTGTACGTGGGCACCGAGTGGTTCACGCCCAAGCTGTTCGCCGAGACGCTGGGCCACGCGCTCTATGCCTCGGAGACCCTGCGCCAGGGCGCGGACCTGGCGGGTGCTCCAGGGCTCACGCTAGGCCTGCTGCTCATCAATGAATGTGTCGTCTCAGTGGTGAAGGGATTGGCTTCGCGGCGGGGCTTACGGCCGCGGCCCGTAGTCCTGGCCGTGGTGCTGGCCGTTGTGGGCTGGGGCTATGGATGGATGCGGCTGGGGCAGGTGCGCTCGGCGGTGCACTCGGCTCCTTCGCTGGTGGTGGGCGCCGTGCAGGCGAACATCACCCACATTGAGAAGCTGGCCGCGGAGCAGGGCACGTACGAGGTCGTTCGCCACATCCTGGATACGCATTACGCGATGTCGGATGCGCTGTTGCGCTCGGGGCCGCTGGACCTGCTGGTGTGGCCGGAGACGGTGTATCCGACGACGTTCGGCACCCCGAAGAGTGAAGACGGCGGCGCGCTGGATGATGAGATCCGCTCCTGGGTGGCGGAGCGTGGCGTTCCACTGGTGTTCGGCACCTACGACCTGGACGGTGAACGCGAGTTCAACGCCGCCATGTTCCTGGGGCCCTCCGCGACGGGCGAGCTGGCCCAGGCCGCGTATCGGAAGACGATGCTGTTCCCGCTCACGGAGTGGGTTCCGGATGCGGTGGACACGCCCACCCTGCGCGCGATGCTTCCGTGGACCGGCCGATGGAAGCGTGGTCCGGGGCCCCGGTTGGTGGACTTCCGGATCAACGGCGGCCGGGTGCTCAAGGTCGCTCCGCTCATCTGCTACGAGGCCATCTTCCCCAACTACGTCGCGGCGGAGGTGCGCCAGGGGGCGGACCTGATTCTCACGCTGTCGAATGACTCGTGGTTCTCTGGCACTCCCGCGCCCCGGCTGCACCTGATGCATGCGGCGTTTCGGAGCATCGAGACGCGCACGGCGCAGGTGCGGGTGACCAACTCAGGCATCTCCGCGTTCATCGACCCCGCGGGGACGTGGACCTCCGAGCTGGAGGACAACCAGCGTGCCGGCACCGTGATGCGTGTGCCTGCGGCGGATCGGCTGAGTTCGCTCGCGGGGGCCTGGGGGGATTGGTTGGGGCCCGTGGCGCTCGTGCTGGCCGTGGTGCTGGGCGTGCGAATCAGGCGGCTTCGGCCTTCTGCGTAG
- a CDS encoding alpha/beta hydrolase, translating to MAGVLKRIRWGRVLGVLVLPLLLVVLALGGRAAWRSEQYFHYPRPAAVLPADFGSAREVTLRTDDGVELRGWYVPSRNKAAWVLAHGLSQTRMDLLPEARVLRDAGYGVLLFDLRAHGQSGGETSTWGDKERQDVRAALAYVRAQPDVDPARVGALGFSIGSAAVAEVAAKDPRVAAVVLLSPFNTLWLAAAYDFRRFGVITQTGALIPFWRRGIALDEVRTLDAVDHIKPRPLFIVAGTEESGQPLLDELFTHVAPYAQTWRIPGASHGNFAAAAPTEYPRRLREFADSALKPAAPAVETPVAPAVEKKAPAKKPSRRTKKAGAR from the coding sequence ATGGCCGGGGTGTTGAAGCGAATTCGGTGGGGGCGGGTGCTGGGTGTGTTGGTGTTGCCGTTGCTGCTGGTGGTGCTGGCGTTGGGTGGCCGCGCGGCGTGGCGCTCCGAGCAGTACTTCCACTACCCGAGACCGGCGGCGGTGCTGCCCGCGGACTTCGGCTCCGCGCGCGAGGTGACGCTGCGCACGGACGATGGGGTGGAGTTGCGCGGCTGGTACGTGCCGTCCCGGAACAAGGCGGCGTGGGTGCTGGCGCATGGCCTGTCGCAGACCCGTATGGATTTGCTGCCCGAGGCGCGTGTGCTGCGCGACGCGGGGTATGGCGTGTTGCTCTTCGACCTGCGCGCGCATGGACAGAGCGGAGGCGAGACGTCCACCTGGGGTGACAAGGAGCGCCAGGACGTGCGCGCGGCGCTGGCGTACGTGCGGGCCCAGCCGGACGTGGATCCGGCTCGCGTGGGGGCGCTGGGGTTCTCCATTGGATCCGCGGCGGTGGCGGAGGTGGCGGCGAAGGACCCGCGGGTCGCGGCGGTGGTGCTGCTGTCTCCGTTCAACACGCTGTGGCTGGCGGCGGCGTATGACTTTCGCCGCTTCGGTGTCATCACCCAGACGGGAGCGCTGATTCCCTTCTGGCGGCGGGGGATTGCCCTGGACGAGGTTCGGACTCTCGACGCGGTGGACCACATCAAGCCCCGGCCGCTGTTCATCGTCGCGGGGACGGAGGAGTCCGGACAGCCGCTGCTGGATGAGTTGTTCACGCACGTCGCGCCGTATGCCCAGACGTGGCGCATCCCTGGCGCGTCGCATGGCAACTTCGCCGCCGCCGCGCCCACGGAGTATCCGCGCAGGCTGCGGGAGTTCGCGGACTCGGCGCTGAAGCCGGCGGCTCCCGCCGTGGAGACGCCCGTGGCTCCGGCCGTGGAGAAGAAGGCTCCGGCGAAGAAGCCCTCCCGGCGGACGAAGAAGGCGGGGGCCCGCTAG